The Primulina tabacum isolate GXHZ01 chromosome 16, ASM2559414v2, whole genome shotgun sequence genome window below encodes:
- the LOC142529140 gene encoding uncharacterized protein LOC142529140 — protein sequence MDSSDLFQQDAMDYSPITPQSDQEDILTCTRTLLERRVIRPQHEQAFKCPRCESTYTKFCYYNNYSLSQPRYFCKACRRYWTKGGTLRNIPVGGRCRKNSKSSAKKSSSSSSDNQNLQHTKGASALSPLPSYYDDHNIDPTDQFPLVFPDPIHFPCIHSNGILTANMNPHHSSFLLENPAPVPHFLENKHESLFGGRDFIGLISGENFGGINDNFGGLCYRTGIDQNISSRMQLQYENHHELEAKPMNTSKILSLEWHNLQQEACNSETGKGYPSGINGSWTGLMNGFGSSINSML from the exons ATGGATTCATCTGACCTGTTCCAACAG GACGCAATGGATTATTCTCCAATCACACCACAATCTGATCAAGAGGACATACTCACATGCACAAGAACTCTACTAGAGAGGAGAGTTATAAGACCGCAGCATGAACAAGCCTTCAAATGCCCACGATGCGAATCTACGTACACCAAATTCTGCTATTACAACAACTACAGCCTCTCCCAACCTCGATACTTCTGCAAAGCCTGCCGTCGCTACTGGACCAAAGGCGGCACCCTCCGCAACATCCCTGTCGGCGGCAGATGCCGGAAGAACAGTAAGTCTTCAGCCAAGAAGTCGTCGTCGTCTTCGAGTGATAATCAGAACCTGCAGCATACTAAGGGAGCCTCCGCCCTATCACCTTTGCCTTCGTATTACGATGATCATAATATCGATCCCACGGATCAATTTCCGCTGGTATTTCCTGATCCAATACACTTCCCATGTATCCACTCAAATGGGATTTTGACTGCTAATATGAATCCACACCACAGTAGTTTCTTGCTCGAAAATCCTGCTCCGGTTCCTCACTTCTTGGAGAACAAGCATGAGTCCCTTTTCGGGGGCCGCGATTTCATTGGATTAATCAGTGGTGAGAACTTTGGTGGGATTAATGATAACTTTGGAGGGCTTTGCTATCGAACCGGGATTGATCAAAATATCAGTTCAAGAATGCAACTGCAGTACGAAAATCATCACGAGCTGGAAGCGAAGCCAATGAATACATCCAAGATTTTGTCGCTTGAATGGCATAATCTTCAGCAAGAAGCTTGTAATTCTGAGACTGGTAAGGGTTATCCGAGCGGGATTAATGGATCCTGGACTGGATTGATGAATGGGTTTGGATCTTCAATTAATTCGATGCTCTAA